From a region of the Clupea harengus chromosome 9, Ch_v2.0.2, whole genome shotgun sequence genome:
- the LOC122133174 gene encoding biogenesis of lysosome-related organelles complex 1 subunit 3-like, producing MMASNKFKIVVQGEASETDSDDEVYITSLTPVHPSASGLKVPGEASETDSEGEVEKACKVAYAVSSENVQSLRSELPPLIVVRSTPDFAPVPEKESLMRLELSGQESSLLQQKLQESNGRLCTDVSQTFRQVYQNATKDVRLATASLNTSQSGIINASHSIRLILEDLKSVSEKIEIITSCNLLPDITIPASVPGQ from the coding sequence ATGATGGCAAGCAACAAATTCAAGATCGTGGTGCAAGGAGAAGCATCTGAAACTGATTCTGATGACGAGGTTTACATTACGTCCCTGACTCCAGTACACCCATCTGCCTCAGGTCTCAAAGTTCCCGGGGAAGCATCGGAGACGGACAGCGAAGGGGAAGTTGAGAAAGCCTGCAAGGTCGCGTATGCTGTCAGCTCTGAAAATGTGCAATCTTTGCGCTCGGAGTTACCTCCACTTATTGTGGTGAGATCCACGCCTGATTTCGCACCAGTCCCGGAGAAGGAATCCTTGATGAGGCTGGAATTGAGCGGCCAAGAGAGCTCTCTCCTCCAACAGAAGCTCCAAGAAAGCAACGGACGCCTTTGCACCGATGTGTCACAGACTTTTCGACAGGTTTACCAGAACGCTACTAAGGACGTACGGCTGGCCACTGCAAGCCTCAACACCTCCCAAAGCGGCATAATTAATGCTTCTCACAGCATCCGTCTCATTCTGGAGGATCTCAAGTCTGTCTCTGAAAAGATTGAAATTATTACGAGTTGTAATCTTCTTCCTGATATCACAATACCAGCATCTGTGCCAGGACAATAG
- the si:ch211-116o3.5 gene encoding uncharacterized protein si:ch211-116o3.5 isoform X1 — translation MNLGERRPNKWWTETDTFAMLTLIEQLDLVHELDKKRQRNDSHFRRLRHSLAKRHIHFTVNQIRNRWKSLKHKYRKIKTASYRSPAARLSAMESFRYFRMLDRMLAHRPKADTPEEGSTGGHDMVVLTPSDLEDHTDSTGDVTPAPWHDPLIPKLESDDEVKPDPDETPSLDEPGWAVNGMDEVMTLGLSGEYLGSVKAEPIPSSSLHNLEGAREPTSCSSEEFQGTCEDTSSLILQQLTILNHQLSEQLAEQRAFHCSMLGMMDRQIEVLEQLSSFTRSQQEAKAANTTVTATATVSNVTDDDCLSRRVHDVLLRMEKRNVGQPLSLETPPTPCLSKPSPSAEPPAPPSWTVSLLESSTRQESSGLADTDSEAGPKEEALVASADVDTPGLAKDSQPERQSPSPKKGALFNGLLDSCQDQ, via the exons ATGAACCTTGGCGAGAGGCGGCCCAACAAGTGGTGGACGGAGACGGACACGTTCGCCATGCTGACACTGATCGAGCAGCTGGACCTGGTGCACGAGCTGGACAAGAAGCGCCAGCGCAACGACTCGCACTTCCGCCGGCTGCGCCACAGCCTGGCCAAGCGCCACATCCACTTCACCGTCAACCAGATCCGCAACCGCTGGAAGAGCCTCAAGCACAAGTACCGTAAGATCAAGACGGCCAGCTACCGCAGCCCTGCCGCACGCCTCTCCGCCATGGAGTCCTTCCGCTACTTCCGGATGCTGGACCGCATGCTGGCCCACAGGCCCAAGGCTGACACCCCCGAGGAGGGCTCGACAGGAGGGCATGACATGGTGGTGCTCACCCCCTCCGACCTGGAGGACCACACTGACAGTACTG gTGATGTGACTCCTGCCCCCTGGCATGACCCCCTAATCCCAAAACTGGAAAGTGACGATGAGGTGAAGCCAGACCCGGACGAGACCCCGAGCCTGGACGAACCGGGCTGGGCCGTGAACGGGATGGACGAGGTGATGACCCTGGGGCTGTCTGGGGAGTACCTGGGCTCGGTGAAGGCCGAgcccatcccctcctcctccttgcatAATCTGGAGGGTGCCAGGGAACCAACTAGCTGTAGCTCAGAGGAGTTTCAAG GCACTTGCGAGGACACCAGCAGCCTCATCCTTCAGCAGCTGACCATCCTGAACCACCAGCTGAGCGAGCAGCTGGCCGAGCAAAGGGCCTTCCACTGCAGCATGCTGGGAATGATGGACCGGCAGATCGAGGTGCTGGAGCAGCTGTCCAGCTTCACGCGCAGCCAACAGGAGGCCAAGGCAGCCAACACCACCgtcaccgccaccgccaccgtcTCCAACGTGACCGACGACGACTGCCTGAGCCGAAGGGTCCACGATGTCCTTCTGCGCATGGAGAAGAGGAACGTGGGGCAGCCCCTGTCCTTGGAGACACCACCGACGCCATGTTTGTCCAAACCCTCCCCCTCAGCAGAGCCCCCCGCGCCTCCCTCCTGGACCGTGTCACTCCTGGAGTCCTCGACCCGGCAGGAGTCCTCGGGCCTGGCCGACACGGACTCCGAAGCCGGCCCTAAAGAGGAGGCTCTGGTCGCCAGCGCAGATGTGGACACACCTGGCCTCGCCAAAGACTCCCAGCCAGAGAGGcagtccccctcccctaagaAAGGTGCTCTGTTTAATGGCCTTCTGGACAGCTGCCAGGACCAGTGA
- the si:ch211-116o3.5 gene encoding uncharacterized protein si:ch211-116o3.5 isoform X2, whose protein sequence is MNLGERRPNKWWTETDTFAMLTLIEQLDLVHELDKKRQRNDSHFRRLRHSLAKRHIHFTVNQIRNRWKSLKHKYRKIKTASYRSPAARLSAMESFRYFRMLDRMLAHRPKADTPEEGSTGGHDMVVLTPSDLEDHTDSDVTPAPWHDPLIPKLESDDEVKPDPDETPSLDEPGWAVNGMDEVMTLGLSGEYLGSVKAEPIPSSSLHNLEGAREPTSCSSEEFQGTCEDTSSLILQQLTILNHQLSEQLAEQRAFHCSMLGMMDRQIEVLEQLSSFTRSQQEAKAANTTVTATATVSNVTDDDCLSRRVHDVLLRMEKRNVGQPLSLETPPTPCLSKPSPSAEPPAPPSWTVSLLESSTRQESSGLADTDSEAGPKEEALVASADVDTPGLAKDSQPERQSPSPKKGALFNGLLDSCQDQ, encoded by the exons ATGAACCTTGGCGAGAGGCGGCCCAACAAGTGGTGGACGGAGACGGACACGTTCGCCATGCTGACACTGATCGAGCAGCTGGACCTGGTGCACGAGCTGGACAAGAAGCGCCAGCGCAACGACTCGCACTTCCGCCGGCTGCGCCACAGCCTGGCCAAGCGCCACATCCACTTCACCGTCAACCAGATCCGCAACCGCTGGAAGAGCCTCAAGCACAAGTACCGTAAGATCAAGACGGCCAGCTACCGCAGCCCTGCCGCACGCCTCTCCGCCATGGAGTCCTTCCGCTACTTCCGGATGCTGGACCGCATGCTGGCCCACAGGCCCAAGGCTGACACCCCCGAGGAGGGCTCGACAGGAGGGCATGACATGGTGGTGCTCACCCCCTCCGACCTGGAGGACCACACTGACA gTGATGTGACTCCTGCCCCCTGGCATGACCCCCTAATCCCAAAACTGGAAAGTGACGATGAGGTGAAGCCAGACCCGGACGAGACCCCGAGCCTGGACGAACCGGGCTGGGCCGTGAACGGGATGGACGAGGTGATGACCCTGGGGCTGTCTGGGGAGTACCTGGGCTCGGTGAAGGCCGAgcccatcccctcctcctccttgcatAATCTGGAGGGTGCCAGGGAACCAACTAGCTGTAGCTCAGAGGAGTTTCAAG GCACTTGCGAGGACACCAGCAGCCTCATCCTTCAGCAGCTGACCATCCTGAACCACCAGCTGAGCGAGCAGCTGGCCGAGCAAAGGGCCTTCCACTGCAGCATGCTGGGAATGATGGACCGGCAGATCGAGGTGCTGGAGCAGCTGTCCAGCTTCACGCGCAGCCAACAGGAGGCCAAGGCAGCCAACACCACCgtcaccgccaccgccaccgtcTCCAACGTGACCGACGACGACTGCCTGAGCCGAAGGGTCCACGATGTCCTTCTGCGCATGGAGAAGAGGAACGTGGGGCAGCCCCTGTCCTTGGAGACACCACCGACGCCATGTTTGTCCAAACCCTCCCCCTCAGCAGAGCCCCCCGCGCCTCCCTCCTGGACCGTGTCACTCCTGGAGTCCTCGACCCGGCAGGAGTCCTCGGGCCTGGCCGACACGGACTCCGAAGCCGGCCCTAAAGAGGAGGCTCTGGTCGCCAGCGCAGATGTGGACACACCTGGCCTCGCCAAAGACTCCCAGCCAGAGAGGcagtccccctcccctaagaAAGGTGCTCTGTTTAATGGCCTTCTGGACAGCTGCCAGGACCAGTGA
- the trappc6bl gene encoding trafficking protein particle complex subunit 6B, like isoform X1, with amino-acid sequence MYINDVPPLDMADDSLFEFLHMEIVSHVYKEHESRGDNDKERGTCVSLLELMGFRVGQGLIERFTKDTPSFKDELDVMKFVCKDFWTNIFRKQIDNLRTNHQGTYVLQDNRFTLLTPLSSGKQYLEEAPKYLAFSCGLLRGALSNLGLESVVTAEVSLMPACKFQVVVQKI; translated from the exons ATGTACATTAATGATGTTCCTCCTTTAGACATGGCAGATGACTCCCTCTTTGAATTTCTCCATATGGAAATAGTCTCTCATGTTTACAAGGAACATGAGTCCCGCGGAGATAACGATAAG GAGAGAGGCACTTGTGTCTCCTTATTAGAGCTCATGGGTTTCCGGGTAGGCCAAGGACTTATTGAGAG GTTCACAAAGGACACTCCTAGCTTCAAGGATGAGCTTGACGTTATGAAGTTTGTCTGTAAAGACTTCTGGACGAACATCTTCCGCAAGCAAATAGACAACCTACGAACCAATCACCAG GGCACATACGTCTTACAGGATAACCGGTTTACACTCTTGACGCCGCTGTCTAGTGGGAAACAGTACCTGGAGGAGGCTCCTAAA TATCTGGCCTTCTCTTGTGGCCTGTTGAGGGGCGCGCTGTCTAACCTGGGTCTGGAAAGTGTGGTCACTGCAGAGGTCTCCCTCATGCCTGCTT GTAAATTCCAGGTGGTGGTGCAGAAGATTTAG
- the trappc6bl gene encoding trafficking protein particle complex subunit 6B, like isoform X2 yields MADDSLFEFLHMEIVSHVYKEHESRGDNDKERGTCVSLLELMGFRVGQGLIERFTKDTPSFKDELDVMKFVCKDFWTNIFRKQIDNLRTNHQGTYVLQDNRFTLLTPLSSGKQYLEEAPKYLAFSCGLLRGALSNLGLESVVTAEVSLMPACKFQVVVQKI; encoded by the exons ATGGCAGATGACTCCCTCTTTGAATTTCTCCATATGGAAATAGTCTCTCATGTTTACAAGGAACATGAGTCCCGCGGAGATAACGATAAG GAGAGAGGCACTTGTGTCTCCTTATTAGAGCTCATGGGTTTCCGGGTAGGCCAAGGACTTATTGAGAG GTTCACAAAGGACACTCCTAGCTTCAAGGATGAGCTTGACGTTATGAAGTTTGTCTGTAAAGACTTCTGGACGAACATCTTCCGCAAGCAAATAGACAACCTACGAACCAATCACCAG GGCACATACGTCTTACAGGATAACCGGTTTACACTCTTGACGCCGCTGTCTAGTGGGAAACAGTACCTGGAGGAGGCTCCTAAA TATCTGGCCTTCTCTTGTGGCCTGTTGAGGGGCGCGCTGTCTAACCTGGGTCTGGAAAGTGTGGTCACTGCAGAGGTCTCCCTCATGCCTGCTT GTAAATTCCAGGTGGTGGTGCAGAAGATTTAG
- the zgc:114130 gene encoding mRNA decay activator protein ZFP36L1 isoform X2: MPSYASNQFIDLDEVLCKLLNLDLRESPKMSALPVSPVGHKNTRPPCSFSSSCLSDSTVNAARTSGHWVQPSDMPLPSNWNKMSFWAERSVSMVEGSTGSLGWASTESSSCKLPSASSCTSLPASASACTSPPSTPTASASTSPASTRYKTELCRTYAERGMCKYGSKCQFAHGLDELRDLNRHPKYKTEPCRTFHSVGFCPYGIRCHFVHNNEDDLAHNGSKPVLSSSCSISAGRVLSQRPPLLKHSFSFAGFPSNPPPSMDTTLPHTFLRAPSVSPPATTDLSELLSLAFPDVDMASASLMAAAAAVTAAALEAGRDPQSQFLPSPDSGCSSCSLASSTLPSPPHSLLEPAECCLQRSPTGGPGAVLVATSTAMGVRSLSHTSLSDHEGGCGSSASSLSGSDSCASGFDGVGRRLPIFSQLSVPDDGFCSEGSGTGFFL; encoded by the exons ATGCCATCGTACGCCTCAAACCAGTTCATAGATTTGGATGAAGTTCTGTGCAAG CTTCTCAATCTTGACCTCCGGGAATCTCCAAAGATGTCTGCATTGCCAGTCTCACCAGTCGGCCACAAAAATACCAGGCCCCCTTGTTCCTTCTCTTCATCGTGCTTGAGCGACTCCACAGTGAACGCAGCCAGAACCTCTGGCCATTGGGTTCAGCCCAGCGACATGCCTCTCCCCTCAAACTGGAACAAGATGTCGTTTTGGGCTGAGCGTTCAGTCAGCATGGTGGAGGGCAGCACTGGCAGCCTGGGATGGGCCTCCACAGAGTCCAGCAGCTGCAAGCTGCCCTCTGCCAGCTCCTGCACCTCCCTGCCAGCCTCTGCCAGCGCCTGTACCTCACCGCCATCCACGCCAACAGCATCCGCCAGCACATCCCCCGCTTCAACCCGCTACAAGACAGAGCTGTGCCGCACGTACGCAGAACGCGGcatgtgcaagtacggcagcaAGTGCCAGTTCGCCCACGGTCTAGATGAACTGCGTGACCTCAACAGACACCCCAAGTACAAGACGGAGCCGTGTCGCACCTTCCACTCAGTGGGCTTTTGCCCCTACGGCATCCGCTGCCACTTTGTGCACAACAATGAGGATGACCTCGCGCACAACGGGTCGAAGCCAGTACTATCCTCCTCTTGCTCCATCTCAGCAGGCCGTGTCCTATCCCAGCGTCCCCCTCTCCTCAAACATAGCTTCAGCTTTGCCGGCTTCCCCTCCAACCCGCCACCCTCAATGGACACTACCCTGCCCCACACCTTCCTGCGCGCTCCCTCTGTCTCGCCGCCGGCCACGACCGACCTCTCCGAACTGCTCTCGCTCGCCTTCCCCGATGTAGACATGGCCTCTGCCTCGCTGATGGCCGCAGCTGCTGCTGTAACAGCCGCTGCTCTGGAGGCCGGCCGCGATCCCCAGTCTCAGTTCCTGCCCTCGCCCGACTCGGGCTGCTCCAGCTGCAGCCTGGCCTCTTCCAcgctcccctcccccccacacagccTTCTGGAGCCAGCTGAGTGCTGCCTGCAGCGGAGCCCCACCGGAGGCCCCGGGGCCGTGTTGGTCGCCACCTCCACTGCCATGGGTGTCCGGTCCCTCTCCCACACGTCCCTCTCCGACCACGAGGGCGGGTGTGGCAGCTCCGCCAGCAGTCTCAGCGGCTCAGATTCCTGCGCCTCAGGGTTCGACGGTGTCGGGAGGCGGCTGCCCATCTTCAGCCAGCTCTCCGTGCCAGATGATGGCTTCTGCAGTGAGGGCAGCGGCACAGGCTTCTTTCTGTAG
- the zgc:114130 gene encoding mRNA decay activator protein ZFP36L1 isoform X1 → MPSYASNQFIDLDEVLCKQLLNLDLRESPKMSALPVSPVGHKNTRPPCSFSSSCLSDSTVNAARTSGHWVQPSDMPLPSNWNKMSFWAERSVSMVEGSTGSLGWASTESSSCKLPSASSCTSLPASASACTSPPSTPTASASTSPASTRYKTELCRTYAERGMCKYGSKCQFAHGLDELRDLNRHPKYKTEPCRTFHSVGFCPYGIRCHFVHNNEDDLAHNGSKPVLSSSCSISAGRVLSQRPPLLKHSFSFAGFPSNPPPSMDTTLPHTFLRAPSVSPPATTDLSELLSLAFPDVDMASASLMAAAAAVTAAALEAGRDPQSQFLPSPDSGCSSCSLASSTLPSPPHSLLEPAECCLQRSPTGGPGAVLVATSTAMGVRSLSHTSLSDHEGGCGSSASSLSGSDSCASGFDGVGRRLPIFSQLSVPDDGFCSEGSGTGFFL, encoded by the exons ATGCCATCGTACGCCTCAAACCAGTTCATAGATTTGGATGAAGTTCTGTGCAAG CAGCTTCTCAATCTTGACCTCCGGGAATCTCCAAAGATGTCTGCATTGCCAGTCTCACCAGTCGGCCACAAAAATACCAGGCCCCCTTGTTCCTTCTCTTCATCGTGCTTGAGCGACTCCACAGTGAACGCAGCCAGAACCTCTGGCCATTGGGTTCAGCCCAGCGACATGCCTCTCCCCTCAAACTGGAACAAGATGTCGTTTTGGGCTGAGCGTTCAGTCAGCATGGTGGAGGGCAGCACTGGCAGCCTGGGATGGGCCTCCACAGAGTCCAGCAGCTGCAAGCTGCCCTCTGCCAGCTCCTGCACCTCCCTGCCAGCCTCTGCCAGCGCCTGTACCTCACCGCCATCCACGCCAACAGCATCCGCCAGCACATCCCCCGCTTCAACCCGCTACAAGACAGAGCTGTGCCGCACGTACGCAGAACGCGGcatgtgcaagtacggcagcaAGTGCCAGTTCGCCCACGGTCTAGATGAACTGCGTGACCTCAACAGACACCCCAAGTACAAGACGGAGCCGTGTCGCACCTTCCACTCAGTGGGCTTTTGCCCCTACGGCATCCGCTGCCACTTTGTGCACAACAATGAGGATGACCTCGCGCACAACGGGTCGAAGCCAGTACTATCCTCCTCTTGCTCCATCTCAGCAGGCCGTGTCCTATCCCAGCGTCCCCCTCTCCTCAAACATAGCTTCAGCTTTGCCGGCTTCCCCTCCAACCCGCCACCCTCAATGGACACTACCCTGCCCCACACCTTCCTGCGCGCTCCCTCTGTCTCGCCGCCGGCCACGACCGACCTCTCCGAACTGCTCTCGCTCGCCTTCCCCGATGTAGACATGGCCTCTGCCTCGCTGATGGCCGCAGCTGCTGCTGTAACAGCCGCTGCTCTGGAGGCCGGCCGCGATCCCCAGTCTCAGTTCCTGCCCTCGCCCGACTCGGGCTGCTCCAGCTGCAGCCTGGCCTCTTCCAcgctcccctcccccccacacagccTTCTGGAGCCAGCTGAGTGCTGCCTGCAGCGGAGCCCCACCGGAGGCCCCGGGGCCGTGTTGGTCGCCACCTCCACTGCCATGGGTGTCCGGTCCCTCTCCCACACGTCCCTCTCCGACCACGAGGGCGGGTGTGGCAGCTCCGCCAGCAGTCTCAGCGGCTCAGATTCCTGCGCCTCAGGGTTCGACGGTGTCGGGAGGCGGCTGCCCATCTTCAGCCAGCTCTCCGTGCCAGATGATGGCTTCTGCAGTGAGGGCAGCGGCACAGGCTTCTTTCTGTAG